The genomic segment AAGCGCGCGGAGAGCGCGTCAATCAACACGCGCTCGACCGTGACCTCCGGAAATTCCTTGCCGACCTCGTCCACGATTTCATCCCAGAATGTCAGCGAGTGTTGTTGTGCGTTCGATTTCGTCGCGCTCACCAATTTCTTGCGCCGGCTCTGCGCGAGTTGGTACGAGTACCGCACCACGCGCTCCACGCCGACGCGGGAGAACACGGACGTTTCGATGGCAACTTCAATCGGCAAGCCGCGATGCGCACGACCGCCCGCACCGGTGTACTCGCCTTCGGTGTTTTCGCGGATGACGATGAAATCAATGTCGCCCACTTTTTTCCCGGCGAGCGGCGTCTTGACGCCGGGCAACAGTTCGCTCGGACGATAGCAGACGTACTGCTCGAATCCTTGGCAGATCGGCAACCGCAAACCGCGCAGTGAAATGTGATCGGGCACCGTCGGAAAACCGACCGCGCCGAAATAAATCGCGTCGAATGGTTTCAAAATTTTGAGACCATCGTCCGCCATCATCTTGCCGGTTTTCAAATAGTAATTGCATCCGTACGGAAAATACTCGTAACGAAATTGGTACCCGCCAGTCAGTTCGCCGGCAACATCCAACACGCGCACCCCTTCTGGAGCGACCTCTTCGCCAATCCCATCCCCGGGAATGACCGCAATGTTATAGTCTCTCATCGTACCTCCTAACTTTGCAAATTGCGAATGGCAAATTGCGAACTGTAATTCTACCGACCTGGGCGGATGCAGCAATTCGTAAACCACAGATTGCACGGATTGCACTGATTTATATTTTTATCAGTGCAATCCGTGCAATCTATGGTTGCTTTCCCGTTCAACTCGGAAGAGCCCAAATTGTGAATAGAGACCTTTTGCTTTTAACGCAGTAGCAGCCAACCGGATACGAGCACGCCGACGACGACGATAAAATTACGCAAGTCGCGTTGATTGATCCGTTTCGCCAGGCGCGCGCCGAGATAACCGCCCAAGATCGCGCCAATCGCCATCCACACGGCGAGCTGCCAGACCACCAAACCGCGCCACGCAAAAAAACAGAACGCGAGAAAGTTGATCATCGCGGCGAGAATCGTCTTCATCGCGTTCATCTTGTGCACATCGCGCAAACCCATGATGCTAAACGAACCCAGCATCAACACGCCGATGCCCGCGCCGAAATAACCGCCATACGCCGCGATGAAAAACTGAAAGAGAAAACCCCACACGCGACCCAGCCATGAGACGTGTTCGATATCCACGTCGCGCCGCGTGAGTTTGGCGTACACATCTTTGAACGCGAACAACAACGTCGCAAACAAAACCAGGAATGGCACAACGCGTCGAAACGTTTCTTCCGGCGTAACGACGAGCGCGAACGCGCCGGCGAGACTGCCGAGCGCGCTCGGAATGAGCAACGTCCACACGAGCGCGCCGTCGCGTTCCGTGTCGCGCGCGTACGCGAACGCGCCGCTCACCGAGCCGGGCCACAACGCCGACGTGTTCGTCGCGTTCGCGTTGATCGTTGGAATGCCAAACGCGACGAGCGCCGGAAACGACACGAGCGTACCGCCGCCGGCAACCGAGTTGATGCCGCCCGCCAGCACCGCGGCAATGAACAAGCCAATAAAACCGATGAGTTCCAAAGTAATGCTCCAGCGAATAGAATTTTGTCGTGATAAAGATACGCAAATTCCATTATACGACGCGCGCGCTGATTCTCCAAAAAACAAAACGCGGACGCGCGAAGCAAAACACTCCGTGCGTCCGCATTCCAACTAACGCACTATCAAACTACCGAACCATCGCACTACCCAACGATCCACCGCGACTGTTCGCGCATGAATTGTTGAATATAGTACGGACCCAGCCCGCTCTTGCCGGTACTGCCGCTCCCTTTCCATCCGCCGAACGAGTTGACGCCGGGCCACGCGCCGGTCGTCGCGCCGGCGCGACGATTCGAGTACGTCACACCGGCTTGGATGTGGTCGAAGAAGTAATCAATCTCGCTCTGTTCGTGACTGTAAATCCCGGCGCACAATCCGTAATCCGAGTCGTTCGCACAGCGCATCGCGATCTCGAACGAGTCCACGCCCGCGACGACGAGGATCGGCAGGAACAATTCTTCCTGGAACAATTTGTGCGTCGCCGGCAATGCGACAATCGCCGGTTCGACGAAATAACCGTTTGCAAATTCGCCGCCGAGCGCGTTGCCGCCGAGCAGGAACGTGCCACCTGCCGCGCGCGCCTCGTTCGCCGCGCGCAAGTACACATCCACCGCGGCTTTGTTGATGACAGGTCCCATAAATGTCGGCTTGAGCGTTGGATCGCCGACCTTGACGCGGTCGCGCGTGTATTGGACGAGGAGTTCGAGGAATTTTTCCTTGACGCGATTGTCCACGTAGACACGCGAGCACGCGCTGCACTTTTGCCCGTCGAACCCGAACGCGGCTTTCATCACGCCTTCCGCCGCTTCGTCGAGATCCGCGCTCGCGGTCACAATCGCCGGATTCTTGCCGCCCATTTCCGCGATGACCGGCTTGGGATGATTTTTCGCGAACGTGTGATACAACTGCATACCGATTTCAAGCGAGCCGGTAAACACCATCGCGTCCACGCCGGGGTTCTCTTGCAATTCGACGCCGACCGCCGACCCAGGTCCGACCATCAAGTTGAACGCGCCGTTCGGCACGCCCGCGTCCGCGAACGCGCGATAAATTTCGTACCCGGCGACCGGCGATTCGGACGAGGGCTTGAACACGACTGCGTTGCCGGCGACGAGCGCGCCCGCACTCATCCCGGTCGCGAGCGCCATCGGAAAATTCCACGGCGCGATGACGCCCCACACGCCGTACGGTCGCAGAACGCTCATCGTCTTTTGCCCCGCTCCCGGCGATTCGAGCGGCAGCACGAAACCTTTGTGAAATTCCATCCGCTCGCAATAATAGCGAATCAACTCAGCCGATTCGTTCACTTCGGCGAGCGCCTCAGCGCGATTCTTGCCAACCTCGAACGCCATCCACGCGGAAATTTCGAAACGCCGTTCGACGATCAAATCGGCAGCGCGGCGCAAAATCTTGAGACGCGCGCGATAATCCAGCGCGCTCCATGCGGGAAACGCCGCGCGCGCGGCGCGAATCGCGGCGCGCGTATCCTCGCGCGTGCCTTTCGGAAAATAACTGACGACCCAGTTCGTGTTCACCGGACTCGCGTGCGCCATCTCGCCGGCGGACGACGCGCGCGCTTCGCCGTTCACGAAATTCGTAAAGTGCTTGCCGAGTTCGGCGCGTACCTTGGCGACGGCGGCGTCGTATGCTTCATCGTCTTTGGGTGTGACGGCGAGCGTCGCGTACGTAATCTTGGGCAGTTTGCCTTTTGGCGCGGCGGCTTTTTTCGCCGGACGCTTGACGATTGATTTCTTCACGGGTTTGGTCGGTTTCTTTTTGACTGGCATTTCGATTCCTCCTTCAAGATGATAGTAAACAAGTAGATTGGTAAACAAGGATACAAGTCTCACCGGTCTACTTGTCTACCTGTTTCCTCCTTACCATATTTCCCGAAAATTGTAACCGCAATCGCAACGCGTGTCAAAAGTGTCTGGTTTGCTTCAATTCATCGGCGGTAGAATGCAGGTCACGTTTAGTCTCAAGTCTCGGAGTACGGCAAGTCTCGGCGGATTGCTGGTTTTCCGATCAATTTCCAATTTTCTTTACCCAGTTTTTTGACAGCGCAATTCATTCGCGATACAGTAGATTGTATACCATTGACGCGTCGCAAACGCTACTCGCGTGCGCCGCGTAAAGGAGAATTCATTTGCAATTGGTCCGCCACCAAATCCAACACCTTCTTGTCGTCGCTATCCTTTTACTCGGGCTGGCGTTGACCAGTTTGTATAGTTACTTGTTGTTCCACACCCTGGCAGAAGTGTTTAGCGTCGGCGTCGGCATCGGTGTGTTCATCGTCGCATGGAACGCGCGACAGTGGATCGCCAATACCTATCTTTTGTTTATCGGAATCGGCTTTGTATTTATCAGCATCATAGACGTGGTGCATACGCTCGCGTTCAAGGGCATCGGTATCTTTCGCGAGTACGACGCTAACTTGCCCACCCAGTTGTGGGTCGCCGCGCGCTATCTCCAAAGTGTTTCGCTCCTCATTGCGCCGCTCTTCCTGCGCCGGCGGTTGCCTGGATCGTTCATCCTCGCCGGCTATAGCATAGTCACAATTGTTTTGCTCGGAGTGATTTTTGGAAACCTCTTTCCGGTCTGTTACATCGAAGGGGCGGGTCTCACGCCGTTCAAAATCGTCAGCGAATATATCATTTGCGCGATCTTCACCGCATCCATCTTTGTGTTGATTCGCCAGCGCCGCCACTTTGACCACGGCATTTTGAATCTCCTGATCTTCGCGACGATCGCCTCGATTGGTTCGGAAATCGCCTTTACGTCGTACTTGGGCGTGTACGATCTTGCCAATCTGGTCGGTCACCTTTTCAAGGTCATTGCATTTTACTTGATCTATCTTTCGCTGATCGAAAGTGGTCTGCAAAGACCCTATGACTCGTTGTTTCGGAGTCTCAAACAAAGCGAGGAAAGCTTTGCGCGCAGTAACGCTTACTTTCGCGCGCTCACCGAAAATGCGCACGATTTAATTACCGTGGTGAACGCGGATGGCACCGTGCGATATTGCAGTCCATCCATGCAACGGCTCCTCGGCGATACCGTTGCCGAGATCACCAATCAGAATATGCTGGATTGGATGCATCCCGACGATAGAGTCACTTTGACGCGCACATTTACCGCGAGTCTCGAAAACCCCAACCAGGTCACCCACTTTCAAGTGCGGATCTGCCGGAAAGACAGCGATTGGGCGGTGATTGAAGGAACGATCTGCAACTTGCTCGCTAACCCGGCGGTGGAAGGGCTGGTTATCAACTCACGCGACATTACTGCGCGCAAAAAAGCGGACCAAGTAATCTCCAATCTCGCCAAGTTTCCCACGGAAAACCCCAATCCGGTATTACGCTTGAACTTGGAGGGCGTCATTCTGTATGCCAACCTAGCAAGCCAGGGTTTGCTCGCAGAATGGCAAAGCGTAGTGGGAAAATACGCGCCCCCGCTTGTATGCGACTTGGTCAGCCAAGCATTCAAGAACTCGTCGCGGACCACCACGGAGATTGTTTGCGGCGAGCGAATCTTTTTATTCTACATTACGCCGGTCGTCGAGGGGGGCTATGCCAATTTCTATGGGCACGATATTACCGAACGCAAACGCGCGGCAGAAGCATTGCGCGAGAGCGAGGAACGATTCCGGCTTGCGTTCGAAAACTCGAACATTGGCATGGCGATGATAGACCTGAGCTGGCGTTTTCTGCGCGTCAACCATCGCTTGGGCGAGATTCTGGGCTACTCGGAAAACGAATTGATGGCTCTAAAAGTGAATGACGTGACGCACCCCGACGACATGGACACGAGTCCCCTGTTCGGTCGGCGCGCCCTCGCCGGAGAGATCGAGCATGACGAATTTGAGAAACGGTACATTCACCGGCAAGGGCAGATTGTATGGGTGCGCGTGGCAAGTTCACTCGTGCGCGACGCGCGTGGCGCGCCGCTCTATTTTTTCTCACACGTCCAAGACATTACTGCGTACAAACAAGTGGGATTGCGTCTGCGCCAACTCTCGCGCGCCGTCGAGCAAAGCCCGGCGTCTATCGTCATCACCGATACGGACGGCACGATTGAGTACGTCAATCCAAAATTCACTCAAATAACCGGCTATACGTTTGAAGAGGCATTGGGCAAGAATCCGCGCATTTTGAAATCGGGCGAGATGGCGCAGGAAACCTACACCGAGTTGTGGAACACGATCCTAGCGGGAAAAGAATGGCACGGCGAGTTTCACAACAAAAAGAAGAACGGCGAACGTTATTGGGAATCCGCCTCCATCTCGCCCATCGCCGATGTGTCCGGCAAAATTACGCATTTCGTCGCGGTCAGAGAAGACATCACTGCGCGCAAGCAGGCGGAGAGGCAATTGTACTATTTGAGCACGCACGATGCGTTGACAGGGTTGTATAACCGAATGCACTTTGAGGCGGAGCTCGCGCGCCTGGAATATAGCCGCGCCTTTCCAGTGAGTGTGATCGTCGCCGACGCCGATAATATGAAAGGAATCAATGATTCGCGGGGGCACGCGGCGGGCGATGAACTATTGCGGCGCGCGACCGCCGTGTTCCACCAGGTCTTTCGTGCGTCCGACATCATCGCGCGCGTCGGCGGGGATGAGTTCGCCATTCTCTTGCCGGCGACGGACGCGTTCACCGCGGAGCAAATTTTGATGCGAATCCACGAAAAACTCGTCGAATACCGGGCGACGACTACCGACTTGCCACTCGATCTTTCGCTCGGTGTGGCGACGACCGTAGACGACCACCTCGAAGAAACATTGAAACTCGCCGATCAACGAATGTATGCTGACAAGCGCGCCCATAAGCAAAGTGTCAACACCCGCTAGATGATCCGATCCAAAATGTGCGCGCCAAATAAAGACGCGGTTCTTATTTCTGGCAGGCGCGTGCGCTTTTGTGAAAACAAAAACCTGGGGAACCTGAATACTCCAAACCCGTACGGTTGGTTCTGGTTTTGACATCCCGCGCGCACGCGAGTACAATCTTTCGGCAATTGCACGCGGGTACTCATTCTCGCACGATGGAGACACGCCAATGCTCGCCAAAGTCACCAGTTGCGCGGTCGTCGGTCTCGACGGCGCGCTCGTGGATGTCGAAGTCTACATCTCCAACGGTCAACCTGGGTTGACCATCGTCGGTCTCCCCGATGCCGCGGTGCAGGAATCACGCGAACGCGTGCGCGCCGCGATCAAGAACTCTAGTTTCGCCTATCCCTTCGACAAGCGCATCACGGTCAACCTCGCGCCCGCCGATCTTCGCAAAGAAGGACCAGCGTACGATTTGCCCATCGCGGTTGGTCTGCTGATCGCGTCCGAACAAATCCACGCGGATCTGACACGCACGCTCATCATCGGCGAGTTATCGCTCGACGGAATCGTGCGTCACACGAACGGCGTCCTGCCGATGGCGGCGGTTGCGCGCGAACGCGGTTTCGATGCGCTCTTCGTTCCTGCCAGCGATGCGCCCGAAGCCGCCCTCGTCCCCGATGTAAAGGCGTATCCCATCGAAACATTGTTCGCGCTCGCCGCGCATTTGAACGCGCTGCAACCACTCGCGCCGTACTGCGCGTCGCGCGATTTTTCGCCGGACACGGCGCCCAGTTACGCAACCGATTGTGCCGAAGTGCGCGGACAGGAACATGTCAAGCGCGCGCTTGAAGTGGCGGCGGCGGGGCAACATAACTTGTTGATGATGGGTCCCCCAGGCGCGGGCAAGACCTTGCTCGCGCGTTCGTTCCCTTCGATTCTGCCCAACCTCACGCTCGAAGAATCCCTCGAGATCACGCGCATCTATTCGGTGAACGATATGTTGCCGAGCGATTCACCACTCGTGCGGCATCGCCCGTTCCGCGCGCCGCATCACACGATTTCGCACGCGGGTCTCGTCGGCGGCGGACGGTGGCCCCGCCCCGGCGAAATTTCGCTGGCGCATCGCGGCGTGTTGTTCCTCGACGAATTGCCGGAATTTGATTCGCGCAGTCTTGAGGTGATGCGCCAACCACTCGAAGACAAGGTCGTAACGATTTCGCGCGCGCAAGGCTCGCTCACGTTCCCAGCGAATTTTATGCTGATCGCTGCGATGAATCCCTGTCCCTGCGGCTACTATGGCGACCCTGTCAAAGAGTGTACCTGCTCGCTTTCGAATGTGTTACGCTATCAAAAACGCATCAGCGGTCCGTTGCTCGATCGGATTGATATTCACATCGAAGTGCCGCGTGTGGATTACGAGAAACTCTCCGGCGACCGGCTCGGCGAAACATCGGAGACGATTCGTGCGCGCGTGGAGAACGCGCGGACGCGCCAACGCGCGCGGTTTGCCGGCACAAATCTGCAATGCAACGGCGACATGGGACCGGCGGAAGTGCGGCGGTTTTGCGAGATAGACAGCGCGGGGAAAAATCTTTTGCGCGCGGCGATGCAACAAATGCAGATGAGTGCGCGCGCGTATCATCGCATCTTGAAACTGGCGCGCACGATTGCCGATCTGGCGGACTGCGATAAAATCGAAACGCCGCATTTGGCGGAGGCGATCCAATACAGACCCAGGAAGCAGGCGTAGAAAATGGTTGCGCTATTCAGATTTCTAAAGTTTTTGGACACTTTGGAGATCTGAACGTCCTCAATCCGAAAGGAATCTGCTCTAAGCAACGCTCGCATCCCCGATGGTGACCCGACACTGAATCGTGGAGTCAAAATGGGGCGATTGAAATCGCCTTTAGTGGGCGTTCCGCCGGGCGTCCATCCCTCATTGCATTCGGGACAATTGCCTACGTGGACGCCGCATTTCGCCTGCGTAGGCGGGCGACCAGCCAACGGCTCATGCGGGGCAATTTCAATTGCCCATGTTCAGATCACGCTCCACGATTTAATGGAGTGCTACCTCCCCGATCAGTTGCAAGAAAATCTCAACGACTTGAAGATCAAAGTGCCGGCCGGCTTGAGCGCGGATATGTTCGCGCACCTCTTGTTTCGAAAGCGCCGTGCGGTACGGTCGGTCCGACGACATCGCGTCCCACACATCTACCACCGCGAAGATTCTTGCGGACAGCGGAATTTGTTCACCGCTCAACCCGCGCGGATAACCGGTCCCATCCCACTTTTCGTGATGACAGTGCGGAATGTCCAGCGCGTGGCGCAAGTATTCAATCGGCGCGAGCATATTATACGCGTACTCCGGATGCTTGCGCATGACCTTCCACTCTTCGTCGCTCAACGCGCCCGGTTTGAGGAGGATGCTGTCCGGGATGCCCATTTTGCCGATGTCGTGGAGCAGCGCGCCCCGGCGAACTTGAACCAATTCCGCCTCGTTCAGACCCATCGCGCGCGCGAGACGCAGCGTCATCTCGGTGACGCGCTGAGTGTGCCCTTCCGTCTCTTTGTCGCGCAGATCGAGCGCGCGCGACCAACCCTCGATGGTCGCATCATACGAAAGCACCAGTTCGCTGTTCGCACTCTGCAAACCGTTGAACAGTTCGGCGTTGTCTATCGCGATGGCGGCTTGCCCGGCGAGCGTTTCAAAAAAATCCATCCACTCGGGGTCGGGACTGAGCAGGGCGCGATGGAAAACTTCTAAAACGCCTTTGACCTTTCCTTTGGCAATGAGGGGAACACTCAAGTAGGCGATGAAATCCTCGCCCGCTGTGAGATGGGCTTTAGTGAATGGACGCGCTGCCTCTTTCAGATTGGGGATGCTGATCAGCCGGCGTTCCAGCGCGGCTTGACCAGCATGGTCCTCCCCCAGGCGCAGAGTCAAGCGCGTGATGCCGCTTCCCCGAAAACCGCGTTCCGCGATGAACTCTAGCGTATTCAAATGTGGGTTGAGCAACAACACAGTGGCGGCATCCACGCGCAGTTGTGTCGTCACATGAGCAAGGAGAAGATCAAGTGTGATATGAAGGTCAATGTTGCTACCGATCGCTCTATCAATCGCGTGTAGGGCGGCGAGTCGCTCCACCTGCCGCTCAGTCTGTTCGTGCAAAGTCGCGCGGTGAATCGCATTCGCGGCGATATCGGCGATGGCGGTGAATAGACGCATCTCCCCGTCGCCCATCGCGGTCTTGCGCGCAATCCACAACAAGCCAATGATTTGTTCCTGGGCGATCAGCGGCACACCCGCGATGGCAGTACACCCGCCAATCAGATCCGGTCGGAACAGTTTCCGGTCGTTTGGCGCATCGTTGTTCAGGTAGGACTGGCGCGTGGCGAGAACTTGCGCCGTCAATCCTTTGCCCGGTGGAATGCGCTCGCCGGTGACAGGCGCCCAAATCCCCCGACCCAATTCGGTTATCGTTTCACCACTGACTGGGTCAAGCATCTCAAATGCCGCGCCATCGGCGTTCAACAAAATCAACAATTGATCGAGAAGGATCGGCAACATTGCCGCGCGAGTTTGCGCGACCCGCAAGGCAGTGCTTACATTCGCGATCGCTTCCAGTTCGCGCTCACGGTGCTTGCGCTCGGTGATGTCGCTCACCATCCCGCGCACAATCGGCGCGGCGACGCCTTCGGTGCGCAGCGTATTGGTGTATTCCCAGATTCGCTTTTCCCCGGTGCTGGTCTGTACCAGCATCAAGCCGCTGGCTGTTCCATCTCTCTGGATGGCGACCAGATATTCGGCAAACTGGTCGCGCACCTCGGGCGCGAGAATGTCGCGCAGGTTCATTTTCAAGAGAGTGTCTGCGTCAATCCCCAGTTGTTTTGCCGCCGCCGGGTTCACGGAGAGAATCCGTCCCTGCAAATCGTGGGTGCAGATCAGATCATGGCTGTGCTCCACCAGGTCGCGATAGCGATCCTCGCTCTCCCTTAGCGCCGCCTCCGCGCGTTTACGTTCGGTGATCAAGGTCAATGTCACGATGATCTGGGTTGGCGCATCGCCCGCGCTGGAACTCAGAATCGTCTCTCTGCTTTGCACCCATTCCCAATCGCCATCTTTCCGCTTGAGCCGGTACTCGATGGCGCTCGCGCCACCCGCCGATCCTCTTTGCATGACTTGATGCCAGTGCGCTCTCACCGCAGATAGGTCATCCGGATGAATGGCAAAGAAAATAGAACCTGGCGCAAGCAATTCACTTCGGGAATACCCGCAAAATTCTTCACGATTAAAAAAGACCGTCTGGTTCTTGGTTAGATCCAACACATAGATAACGTCCGGCGAGTTAGTGGCAAGGCGATGAAAGCGCTCTTCACTTTCCTGCCGCGACTTTTCTGCTCGCTTGCGCTCGGTGACGTCGTGCGCGACGACGAGCGCGGCTGGGCGTCCGGCGAATTCTAATTTGTGAGAGACGATCTCGACATCAATGAGTGAACCGTTTTTGAGCCGGTGTCGCCACTCACCGGAAAATTGAATGTCGGGTCGCGTTTGTCGAACATTCTCAAGCAGACGCGCGACGTCTTCTGCCGGACGAATGTCCGTGATACGCATCTGCAAAAA from the Chloroflexota bacterium genome contains:
- a CDS encoding tartrate dehydrogenase — encoded protein: MRDYNIAVIPGDGIGEEVAPEGVRVLDVAGELTGGYQFRYEYFPYGCNYYLKTGKMMADDGLKILKPFDAIYFGAVGFPTVPDHISLRGLRLPICQGFEQYVCYRPSELLPGVKTPLAGKKVGDIDFIVIRENTEGEYTGAGGRAHRGLPIEVAIETSVFSRVGVERVVRYSYQLAQSRRKKLVSATKSNAQQHSLTFWDEIVDEVGKEFPEVTVERVLIDALSARFVLRPESLDVVVASNLFGDILTDLGAAICGSMGVAASGNINPERDYPSMFEPVHGSAPDIVGKGIANPIAMIWCGAMMLDFIGEKRAAKMIDAAIKAVTADGRVLTPDLGGAAKTKEVTDAIIAKMRAMVK
- a CDS encoding sulfite exporter TauE/SafE family protein; this translates as MELIGFIGLFIAAVLAGGINSVAGGGTLVSFPALVAFGIPTINANATNTSALWPGSVSGAFAYARDTERDGALVWTLLIPSALGSLAGAFALVVTPEETFRRVVPFLVLFATLLFAFKDVYAKLTRRDVDIEHVSWLGRVWGFLFQFFIAAYGGYFGAGIGVLMLGSFSIMGLRDVHKMNAMKTILAAMINFLAFCFFAWRGLVVWQLAVWMAIGAILGGYLGARLAKRINQRDLRNFIVVVGVLVSGWLLLR
- a CDS encoding aldehyde dehydrogenase family protein; this encodes MPVKKKPTKPVKKSIVKRPAKKAAAPKGKLPKITYATLAVTPKDDEAYDAAVAKVRAELGKHFTNFVNGEARASSAGEMAHASPVNTNWVVSYFPKGTREDTRAAIRAARAAFPAWSALDYRARLKILRRAADLIVERRFEISAWMAFEVGKNRAEALAEVNESAELIRYYCERMEFHKGFVLPLESPGAGQKTMSVLRPYGVWGVIAPWNFPMALATGMSAGALVAGNAVVFKPSSESPVAGYEIYRAFADAGVPNGAFNLMVGPGSAVGVELQENPGVDAMVFTGSLEIGMQLYHTFAKNHPKPVIAEMGGKNPAIVTASADLDEAAEGVMKAAFGFDGQKCSACSRVYVDNRVKEKFLELLVQYTRDRVKVGDPTLKPTFMGPVINKAAVDVYLRAANEARAAGGTFLLGGNALGGEFANGYFVEPAIVALPATHKLFQEELFLPILVVAGVDSFEIAMRCANDSDYGLCAGIYSHEQSEIDYFFDHIQAGVTYSNRRAGATTGAWPGVNSFGGWKGSGSTGKSGLGPYYIQQFMREQSRWIVG
- a CDS encoding PAS domain S-box protein, with amino-acid sequence MVRHQIQHLLVVAILLLGLALTSLYSYLLFHTLAEVFSVGVGIGVFIVAWNARQWIANTYLLFIGIGFVFISIIDVVHTLAFKGIGIFREYDANLPTQLWVAARYLQSVSLLIAPLFLRRRLPGSFILAGYSIVTIVLLGVIFGNLFPVCYIEGAGLTPFKIVSEYIICAIFTASIFVLIRQRRHFDHGILNLLIFATIASIGSEIAFTSYLGVYDLANLVGHLFKVIAFYLIYLSLIESGLQRPYDSLFRSLKQSEESFARSNAYFRALTENAHDLITVVNADGTVRYCSPSMQRLLGDTVAEITNQNMLDWMHPDDRVTLTRTFTASLENPNQVTHFQVRICRKDSDWAVIEGTICNLLANPAVEGLVINSRDITARKKADQVISNLAKFPTENPNPVLRLNLEGVILYANLASQGLLAEWQSVVGKYAPPLVCDLVSQAFKNSSRTTTEIVCGERIFLFYITPVVEGGYANFYGHDITERKRAAEALRESEERFRLAFENSNIGMAMIDLSWRFLRVNHRLGEILGYSENELMALKVNDVTHPDDMDTSPLFGRRALAGEIEHDEFEKRYIHRQGQIVWVRVASSLVRDARGAPLYFFSHVQDITAYKQVGLRLRQLSRAVEQSPASIVITDTDGTIEYVNPKFTQITGYTFEEALGKNPRILKSGEMAQETYTELWNTILAGKEWHGEFHNKKKNGERYWESASISPIADVSGKITHFVAVREDITARKQAERQLYYLSTHDALTGLYNRMHFEAELARLEYSRAFPVSVIVADADNMKGINDSRGHAAGDELLRRATAVFHQVFRASDIIARVGGDEFAILLPATDAFTAEQILMRIHEKLVEYRATTTDLPLDLSLGVATTVDDHLEETLKLADQRMYADKRAHKQSVNTR
- a CDS encoding YifB family Mg chelatase-like AAA ATPase, which translates into the protein MLAKVTSCAVVGLDGALVDVEVYISNGQPGLTIVGLPDAAVQESRERVRAAIKNSSFAYPFDKRITVNLAPADLRKEGPAYDLPIAVGLLIASEQIHADLTRTLIIGELSLDGIVRHTNGVLPMAAVARERGFDALFVPASDAPEAALVPDVKAYPIETLFALAAHLNALQPLAPYCASRDFSPDTAPSYATDCAEVRGQEHVKRALEVAAAGQHNLLMMGPPGAGKTLLARSFPSILPNLTLEESLEITRIYSVNDMLPSDSPLVRHRPFRAPHHTISHAGLVGGGRWPRPGEISLAHRGVLFLDELPEFDSRSLEVMRQPLEDKVVTISRAQGSLTFPANFMLIAAMNPCPCGYYGDPVKECTCSLSNVLRYQKRISGPLLDRIDIHIEVPRVDYEKLSGDRLGETSETIRARVENARTRQRARFAGTNLQCNGDMGPAEVRRFCEIDSAGKNLLRAAMQQMQMSARAYHRILKLARTIADLADCDKIETPHLAEAIQYRPRKQA
- a CDS encoding PAS domain S-box protein, giving the protein MSELIRILYVDDYPLDRELVRDALEKEQGGFQVTEARSRADFEARLAEGDYDLVLSDFNILGFEGLQVLDAVHARNPQVPVVIVTGTGSEEIAVEALKRGAADYVIKTPKHIRRLPLVIRAALEKRRLGVEHTRAAEALQESETSFRYLFTNNPHPMWVYDLETLAFLEVNDTAVLKYGFSRDEFLQMRITDIRPAEDVARLLENVRQTRPDIQFSGEWRHRLKNGSLIDVEIVSHKLEFAGRPAALVVAHDVTERKRAEKSRQESEERFHRLATNSPDVIYVLDLTKNQTVFFNREEFCGYSRSELLAPGSIFFAIHPDDLSAVRAHWHQVMQRGSAGGASAIEYRLKRKDGDWEWVQSRETILSSSAGDAPTQIIVTLTLITERKRAEAALRESEDRYRDLVEHSHDLICTHDLQGRILSVNPAAAKQLGIDADTLLKMNLRDILAPEVRDQFAEYLVAIQRDGTASGLMLVQTSTGEKRIWEYTNTLRTEGVAAPIVRGMVSDITERKHRERELEAIANVSTALRVAQTRAAMLPILLDQLLILLNADGAAFEMLDPVSGETITELGRGIWAPVTGERIPPGKGLTAQVLATRQSYLNNDAPNDRKLFRPDLIGGCTAIAGVPLIAQEQIIGLLWIARKTAMGDGEMRLFTAIADIAANAIHRATLHEQTERQVERLAALHAIDRAIGSNIDLHITLDLLLAHVTTQLRVDAATVLLLNPHLNTLEFIAERGFRGSGITRLTLRLGEDHAGQAALERRLISIPNLKEAARPFTKAHLTAGEDFIAYLSVPLIAKGKVKGVLEVFHRALLSPDPEWMDFFETLAGQAAIAIDNAELFNGLQSANSELVLSYDATIEGWSRALDLRDKETEGHTQRVTEMTLRLARAMGLNEAELVQVRRGALLHDIGKMGIPDSILLKPGALSDEEWKVMRKHPEYAYNMLAPIEYLRHALDIPHCHHEKWDGTGYPRGLSGEQIPLSARIFAVVDVWDAMSSDRPYRTALSKQEVREHIRAQAGRHFDLQVVEIFLQLIGEVALH